From the Bos taurus isolate L1 Dominette 01449 registration number 42190680 breed Hereford chromosome 20, ARS-UCD2.0, whole genome shotgun sequence genome, one window contains:
- the TAF9 gene encoding transcription initiation factor TFIID subunit 9 — MESGKMASPKSMPKDAQMMAQILKDMGITEYEPRVINQMLEFAFRYVTTILDDAKIYSSHAKKATVDADDVRLAIQCRADQSFTSPPPRDFLLDIARQRNQTPLPLIKPYSGPRLPPDRYCLTAPNYRLKSLQKKASASAGRITVPRLSVGSVTSRPSTPTLGTPTPPAMSVSTKVGTPVSLTGQRFTVQMPTSQSPAVKASIPATSAVQNVLINPSLIGSKNILITTNMVSSQNTANEASNALKRKHDDDDDDDDDDDDYDNL, encoded by the coding sequence ATGGAGTCTGGCAAGATGGCTTCTCCCAAGAGCATGCCGAAAGATGCACAGATGATGGCACAAATCCTGAAGGATATGGGGATTACAGAATATGAACCAAGAGTTATAAATCAGATGTTGGAGTTTGCCTTCCGATATGTGACCACAATTCTAGATGATGCAAAAATTTATTCAAGTCATGCTAAGAAAGCTACTGTCGATGCAGATGATGTGCGATTGGCAATCCAGTGTCGTGCTGACCAGTCTTTTACCTCTCCTCCACCAAGAGATTTTTTATTAGATATTGCaaggcaaagaaatcaaacccCTTTGCCATTGATCAAGCCTTACTCAGGTCCTAGATTGCCACCTGATAGGTATTGCTTGACTGCTCCAAATTATAGACTTAAGTCTTTACAAAAAAAGGCATCTGCTTCTGCAGGAAGAATAACAGTTCCACGGTTAAGTGTTGGTTCAGTTACTAGCAGACCAAGTACTCCCACGCTTGGCACACCAACCCCACCAGCCATGTCTGTTTCAACTAAAGTAGGGACTCCAGTGTCCCTCACAGGGCAAAGGTTCACAGTACAGATGCCCACTTCACAGTCCCCAGCTGTAAAAGCTTCAATTCCTGCAACATCAGCAGTTCAGAATGTTCTAATTAATCCATCATTAATTGGGTCCAAAAATATTCTTATTACCACTAACATGGTCTCATCACAAAATACTGCCAATGAAGCATCAAATGCATTGAAAAGAAAGCacgatgatgatgatgacgatgATGACGACGACGATGACTATGATAATTTGTAA